The following coding sequences lie in one Anomaloglossus baeobatrachus isolate aAnoBae1 chromosome 7, aAnoBae1.hap1, whole genome shotgun sequence genomic window:
- the MVP gene encoding LOW QUALITY PROTEIN: major vault protein (The sequence of the model RefSeq protein was modified relative to this genomic sequence to represent the inferred CDS: substituted 1 base at 1 genomic stop codon), with the protein MTGGAEERPPHTGLPLLPSLCFLLELLCWEHWEVSRLTMTEESIIRIPPYHYIHVLDQNTNISRVETGPKTYIRQDNERVLFHPVQMVMVPPRHYCVIQNPVLRDAGNSVQFDDIGQAKLRHGDREIRLARDPFPLYPGEQQQQAITPLTVVLANTALHLKALLDFEDNSEKFVAGDEWLFEGPGTYIPRKEVEVVQTIQATVIRHNQAIRLRARKECQDREDRARVTGEEWLVKKVGAYLPGVYEEVVDVVDAFVLTDKKALHIRATKTFRDEKANLRRTGEEWLVTMEDTEAYIPNVYEEVVGVVDITTLNSRQYCVILDPVGADGKPQLGQKKVVKGEKSFFLQPGENLESGIQDVYILSEEEGLVLRALQVLEEKDEDGNEVERKPGDRWMIRGPLEYVPPVEVEVVVRRQSIPLDENEGIYVRDIKTGKVRAVVGHTYMLTHDEELWEKELPPNVETLLASGKDPVADRSNRGARTQEAQPRDKTKVVTYRVPHNAAVQVYDYREKKARVVFGPELVILGPDEQFTVLSLSGGTPKRSNVIKAICLLLGPDFCTDLINIETADHARLQIQLSYNWHFEIKDKTDALEASSIFSVPDFVGDACKAIASRIRGAVASVQFDDFHKNSNRIICSAVFGFDDSVKIRTFFKFPQNNLVITSVDIQSVEPVDQRTRDALQKSVQLAIEITTNSQEATARXQAPHLEQEAKGRLERQRITDQAEAERARKELLELEALSTVVESTGAAKAEAQSKAEAAKIEGEGAVLQAKLRAEALAIETEAELQRLRQARSEELKYLQEKNKLEVEKEQELSDIAIKKFRGMTEAIGAGTLRDIALAGPELQVKLLQGLGIQSTLITDGSTPINLFSTATGLLGLPGIGAQKKDGEK; encoded by the exons ATGACAGGTGGAGCAGAGGAGCGGCCGCCGCACACTGGCCTCCCTCTACTTCCTTCTCTCTGTTTCCTCCTCGAGCTGCTGTGCTGGGAGCACTGGGAAG TATCCAGACTGACAATGACCGAAGAGTCCATCATCCGTATCCCACCATACCACTACATCCATGTGCTGGACCAGAACACCAACATCTCCCGTGTGGAGACCGGACCCAAGACCTACATCCGGCAGGACAATGAGCG GGTTCTCTTCCACCCGGTCCAAATGGTCATGGTGCCGCCACGTCACTACTGTGTGATCCAGAACCCGGTGCTGCGGGACGCCGGGAACAGCGTTCAGTTCGATGACATAGGACAGGCCAAGCTGCGACATGGAGACCGAGAGATCCGGCTGGCCCGGGATCCGTTCCCGCTGTACCCtggggagcagcagcagcag GCCATCACCCCACTGACCGTGGTCCTCGCCAACACCGCCCTTCACCTGAAAGCTCTGCTGGACTTTGAGGATAACAGTGAGAAGTTTGTGGCCGGTGACGAGTGGCTCTTTGAGGGTCCAG GCACCTACATCCCCCGGAAGGAAGTGGAAGTGGTGCAGACCATCCAAGCAACGGTGATCCGGCACAACCAGGCCATCCGCCTGCGGGCCCGCAAAGAGTGCCAGGACCGCGAGGACCGCGCCAGAGTCACTG GGGAGGAATGGCTGGTGAAGAAGGTCGGGGCGTATCTTCCCGGGGTCTATGAAGAGGTCGTGGATGTTGTAGACGCTTTTGTCCTGACAGACAAG AAAGCTCTGCACATCCGAGCCACCAAGACGTTTCGCGATGAGAAAGCGAATCTGCGTAGAACCGGAGAGGAATGGCTGGTCACCATGGAAGACACGGAGGCCTACATCCCCAACGTGTACGAGGAGGTGGTGGGCGTTGTGGACATCACCACCCTCAACAGCCGGCAGTATTGTGTCATCCTGGACCCGGTGGGCGCTGACGGCAAACCACAACTTGGACAGAAGAAAGTCGTGAAG GGGGAGAAGTCCTTCTTCTTGCAACCTGGAGAAAACCTAGAATCGGGAATCCAAGATGTCTACATCCTGTCGGAGGAGGAGGGTCTGGTCCTCAGAGCTCTGCAGGTCCTTGAAGAGAAGGACGAG GATGGGAACGAAGTGGAGCGTAAACCCGGAGATCGCTGGATGATCCGGGGACCCCTGGAGTACGTCCCCCCAGTAGAGGTGGAGGTGGTGGTGCGGAGACAGTCCATCCCTCTGGATGAGAATGAAGGGATTTACGTGCGAGACATCAAAACGGGGAAG GTGCGGGCGGTGGTCGGGCATACCTATATGCTGACACATGACGAGGAGCTGTGGGAGAAGGAGCTTCCTCCCAATGTGGAGACCCTCCTAGCCTCTGGTAAAGACCCTGTGGCGGACAGATCCAACCGCGGGGCCAGAACTCAAGAGGCGCAACCCCGAGACAAGACCAAGGTGGTGACCTACCGAGTGCCGCATAACGCTGCCGTCCAGGTGTATGACTACCGGGAGAAGAAGGCCAG GGTGGTGTTCGGCCCCGagctggtgatcctggggcccgatgAGCAGTTTACAGTCCTCAGTCTCTCTGGAGGAACCCCGAAACGCTCCAATGTCATCAAGGCCATCTGCCTCCTCCTGGGGCCGGACTTCTGCACCGACCTCATCAATATCGAGACGGCGGATCACGCGCGGCTCCAGATCCAGCTGTCCTACAACTG GCATTTCGAGATAAAGGATAAGACGGATGCGCTGGAGGCGTCATCGATTTTCAGTGTCCCGGATTTCGTGGGTGACGCCTGTAAAGCCATCGCCTCCCGGATCAGAGGGGCCGTGGCCTCGGTGCAGTTTGATGACTTCCATAAG AACTCCAACCGCATCATCTGCTCGGCCGTCTTTGGTTTCGACGACTCGGTGAAGATCCGAACCTTCTTCAAGTTCCCGCAGAACAACCTGGTGATCACCAGCGTGGACATCCAATCAGTGGAGCCCGTGGACCAGCGCACGCGGGACGCCCTGCAGAAGAGCGTGCAGCTCGCCATCGAGATCACCACCAACTCCCAGGAGGCCACGGCCAGGTGACAAGCGCCACATCT CGAACAAGAGGCAAAGGGTCGTCTGGAGAGGCAGCGAATCACCGACCAGGCGGAGGCGGAGCGGGCGCGCAAGGAGCTGCTGGAGCTGGAGGCGCTgag CACCGTCGTAGAGAGCACCGGAGCCGCGAAAGCCGAAGCGCAGTCCAAAGCAGAGGCCGCAAAGATTGAAGGCGAGGGAGCGGTGCTGCAAGCCAAACTGCGAGCGGAGGCCCTGGCCATAGAGACG GAAGCGGAGCTGCAGCGGCTGCGCCAGGCTCGTAGCGAGGAGCTGAAGTATCTGCAGGAGAAGAACAAGCTGGAGGTGGAGAAGGAGCAGGAGCTCTCCGACATCGCCATCAAGAAGTTCCGGGGAATGACCGAGGCGATCGGTGCGGGCACCCTGCGGGACATCGCGCTGGCCGGGCCGGAGCTGCAG GTGAAGCTGCTGCAGGGTCTGGGCATCCAGTCAACGCTGATCACAGACGGTTCTACTCCCATCAACCTCTTCAGCACCGCCACCGGACTGCTGGGGCTCCCCGGCATCGGAGCCCAAAAGAAGGACGGCGAGAAGTGA